Within Gouania willdenowi chromosome 24, fGouWil2.1, whole genome shotgun sequence, the genomic segment CAACCTTTTTAGCTGTGTAGTTAATGACTCATCACAGCGCTCATTGAGTGATGTCACTACatgagtatttgtttttttgcataaaGGGGCTTGGTGTGTGCTCAGCTTCTCTGTGAATGATGACGTGTTGGCAGCCCCCCAGGGTGCAGCTTTGTATTGCCAGATGTCTGTGCCTCTACCTTGATGACTGTGTTGTCTTCTCCACAGTGCTGCATGGGGCTGAACCCCTCCCTTATTACACTGCCTCCCATGCCATGAGCTGGTGTTTACAGTGTTCCCAGGGCGTGGCCTATCTCCATGGCATGAAACCAAAGGCTCTGATCCACAGGGACCTCAAGCCACCCAAGTACGTGCCTCCACACCACtcactgttttgtgttttgttagaaCTATAGAAATCAACAAGTGTCTCtgcaaaaagtttttattattctgttctGTTGGTTTAACAGAAAGGGGTGAATTTTAAATTTGGCCAAGCAAGATTTCAGTATTTATCcgagaaaaaaattattgtgaTGGAGTAAAACACTAGTGCTAAGCTTGACCTGTTAATAACAATATATTCACAAAGATATTGGCTTTTAACCTAATGAGGCTGGATTATTTTTTGCATCAGTCAAAGAGCATTTATAACTGCTGAGCTCTGATAGAcacgtcttcttcttctgtttttgtttcagtCTGCTGCTGGTGGCCGGAGGCACCGTGCTGAAGATCTGTGACTTTGGAACAGCCTGTGATATTCAGACCCACATGACCAACAACAAAGGAAGTGCAGCATGGATGGCCCCAGAAGTATTCGAAGGCAAGCACAAATGGAATTCCATGTGTGTAAAGTGCTGATAACTGCCCCATCAGTTTGTATTCAATTAAGACCTCACTACCTACCACAGTGGCTGGTATACGGATTCAATTCACTCGCTAGCGCACAAATTTACTTTAAATTGGCAGGTATTAGGTACTAATTTAATTCCCTGATTCACACCAGCCTTTTTAGCTCACTTTCTTGAGTTGATTTCTCAAAAAATCCACTACGCAATGGGACTGTGGAGCGGGCAAAGAAGGATGTAGGCCTTATTTGTACCAGTGGGCATGCACTGTAGTTGTTCCCACTCAATGTTcttaaagccaaaatacagcgcttaggggtgcttccatcttgcaaattttatGATATTTGGAACCAGAGTCTGCGAAGTAGGAtcggtgggaggagccctggtaacacgcccctgcccatttagcgtactgccctgacttatgaagtagctcacagtttcagaaaggttggtgacccctgctgtagaTCAACTGGTATAattgcagacgtggagcagtgtgtgtggacatttgtaaaaactgaGTGGAATAACCTTGATTGTCTGATTCCATCGATGTGTCTAAACTTAATAAGCTTAAAAAGTGTTTTAGTTagtttcaaaatacacaaacattcacatgcagcacacacacatagtttgACTTGGAAATGCCACTAACTTCTCAATACCGATTTATACACCACTAGAACGGGAAGTGGAAAACACCTGAGTGACGCACTGAGTTTAACACAGTAATGCATTCAGGTGTACCTCAGTTTTATTGGAAAATCTGATATACCTGCAATTGGACTTTACTAGCAGGAAAGTAAACTTTAGTTTTTGTCCCTGCAAGCTTCCGTAGCTCCCCCCTCATTCTTGTTTTTCTCAAATGCACAcacagcaacatcacagcaaCGAGAGCGAGACAGAGAACAATGAAAAAAGGAATAGTATTGTCATTTGTCTGGAATTGGTTTGGGTTTGTAGTGACAGACGTGCAACAAGTGAGTGCATGCTGCCAGGTTTGTCTAAAGGCCATTGCAACAAGAGGCAGCAGCACAAAAAACTTATTCCAGCATCTAAAACTGAGGCTGAGTGGGAGAAATGCAGCACTTGATGAGGAAAACCAGACTGTGACAACAACAGACCTTGCTAAAAAGCTGCTGACAGTGGTAGAACAATTGGCCCAAACACCATGTATGATAAGAAAGGGGCCGATGGAGACGCTTTTCACATCGCACAATAAGTCCTGGAGAGAATATCAGCAGAGTTGGACTGggcgtctttttttttttctgcagagaCAGACGTATGGTCCAGTGGTACCAGTGGAGTTGTTACATACGTTCTAAAGAACAAGCACAGACCCTCATATTCTGCACATCAACCAAAAtgtgatgcttgttcatgtatTCAGGGATTCAAGTGGCAGGGtttatctttaaaaacaaagtttaacGAAAGTCTTAAGTTTGCACATTATTAATCTCCgagttgatttattatttatttgtttacaatGTGCTAGTTTacctttttgtttacagaagtaTTTATTCAAGAAAAAAGTTTGGCCTCCCCGAGGAGGCTCTTTagtctttatttatatttatgaaaatgtattttaaacaaagtgcaacatatagtagggatgtcccgatacaactttttcacttcagatatgataccgatattgcagccttgcgtatcggcggATATTGATTCAAtttgatatcagcacgaatcatacatacttttattacttattttgtagtgtggaatgtttgaaaaggcttgatcaagtgatgtcactcaaacacagAATAATTGTCAGTAACAATAGGTTACTTTGAGTGtcaaccacagtcacctatggatagaagtgctggagtggaAAATTTTATTGGAGCGCTTATACGATGAGCAttccaataaaatccgatatttgttttctttctgatattggaccgatatcagatatcaatatcggacagaaataaacacttgaaatacgtcagtctgtgtgaaatgaatgtattaATTATACAACATATTTTACATGTGCATGTccaatagaattaaaccagggaaattgcacatgctatttttactttgcacctgcaaatatacccctttataacactacagagtgtatacacctctttgtacttccaaccttcaaacacataccatactcatttggccataattgacaattgtacctaagctcccactatatgaatgcatacttctgacgggcacttcACGAGTTTATTCAAATGTGAGCTAAAAGTCGATGCGTGCTCTTTGTATTCACAGGTAGCAATTACAGCGAGAAATGTGACGTGTTCAGCTGGGGGATCATTCTCTGGGAGGTGATCACTCGCAGGAAGCCTTTTGATGAAATCGGTGGGCCAGCATTTCGAATCATGTGGGCTGTGCACAATGGTGAGTTTTTACTCGGCAAGATTGGAAATCGACAAAGATCTGGATACAGGGAAACAATAGGCCTGTAATGATTATTTACTtcaatttttatagtttttctttttatcctgagtaaagacagaaaaaacaaaacatacaagtTTAAtatcatttccttttttttctgttcaggAACAAGACCTCCTTTAATCAAGAATTTGCCCAAGCCTATAGAGAGCCTGATGACACGCTGTTGGTCTAAGGATCCCTCTCAGCGGCCTTCCATGGAGGAGATAGTGAAGATCATGACCCATCTCATGACGGTAGTATCTCAACAGCAGTCACATGACGAGTCAATGTTAATTCAGACCAAGTGCAGAAAACACAATTGTTGGAAGGCGTTGCCTTGTAATTATCAATgttttttaccattaaaaaaaaaaaaaaaatttaaccaaATTTGTATTAATATGTATTTGATCTTAATTAAACTGTTGGTTTTTAGATAACTTTATTAGTAGAAGTATGCATTGTCATTGCTTGTTAGGTTTTGATGGATTTTATGACGTGATCCTCGATCTTGTTTTTGGAAAGTCTCTGTTCTGCATGTAATTCATTCCCACTCCCCTGAATTTATTGAATGTTATTATCAAGATTAGATCTGTTGAAGGACAGGAACCATCTAAAACAAACAGGACACTACCTCTCCAGGAACTAAAGTTAATGTTGTTGTCCTGTATAGTATCAATGGATTCCTCCCTGATAGCATgtcattaatcaccataaacacTTTCCTCCCATGTGGCTTTCATTCCCATTAGTAGTGAGAAAATTAAAGAAGGGATTTGGTGGAAACACTTCAGTGACATTTAATAGTCAAGAAGTTTGACAAATGGAACAACAATATAATCTaaaatagatgaaaaaaaacaataagagcCAATAGTAAGGTTGTAAGgataacaacataaaaaagatgaaaaaaaaatacatttgtatacaaaagaaaataaattgggCATCTGGTATAAgtttttaaaagctaaaatgTTTGCGGTATAAGACACTTTTTTGCGTCCAATCGCAAATATAATCCCCTTCAAACGACTGTCAACagtgcacacaaacaaaatggAGCAGATTCTCTGAATATTTCCTCTTAAATGAGAGCACAATCGTTTATACACAAGCCCACATCTAACCATAGGTACaatgttcttctttcttttcagtACTTCCCAGGATTCGATGAATCTCTGCAATATCCATACCAGTATTTAGATGAGGGACAGAGCAACTCTGCCACCAGTACAGGTACAGGGTTCAACTGCTGCCCACTAAAGGGCAATAAATCACTCTGCAATCAGTGATCAGTCAAAAAATGTAACTTCATGATAATAATTATGCTTTTTTATgtccattttttgtgttttggggtaTATGACAGGATCGTATGCAGATTACACTGGCACAAACACAAGCAACAAAAGTGACCCAAACATGGAGCACAGTGATTCACAAGGGAGCAATGACACTATCAAGAGTACACCCCAGTTTGCACCTCATTTCAGGCCAAAGGTAAGATTGTGTCAAAATGTCAAACAGGCAAAGGCTCAGCACATGAACCTATCAACTGATCATGCCACTAAAAGAGTGGAAAGAATGTCCAGaaagtgtgtatttttatctgCTTAGACTTTAGGTTTTGCTTAGAAAGTGGTTAATTAACCACAGACACTGTCCGAGCCTTGCTTCTACCCACTGAAGCCATGGATtatgtcagtggttcccaagctGGGGGATGTGCCCCCAATGAGCTAAATATTTCATTCTTCAATGGGGGCGCAACAGAAAAAGTtagtcaaccactgggttaaGCATTTGCTTTGTCTTCTTTTGCCTTGCAGGGAGACCCCTTGAGGCCCCTTTCTCTGTCTCGAGGAGGTAGTGTTGAGAGTCTGCCAGCACGCACACAGTGCCTGGCATCCTCAGACAGCAAAAGAATGAGCGCCGATCTGTCAGAGCTGGAGCCCAAGATGCCCTTCTCCCCTGCAGGTAACACCAAGCACACGCAGAACAGGGAAGGGAGTGTTTTCAGGCACCGCAGCATGTTAAAGAGGATGTTTAAACTagagatgcaccgaaatgaacaTTCTTGGCTTAAACCGAAACACTGATAGAAAATATTATGCCAATTATTagtataccgtatttttcggactataaagCGCACCGGATtgtaaggcgcactatcaatgaatggtcTGACCGgatctattttcatacataaggcgcaccgaactataaggtgcaccggtttgttgttgttgttattattgttgttgttgttattattattattattattattattaaggctcattaagcgaaacaaaattgtcagataagtcaaactttattcaactcattaacaataattctcaacattgttcaggtttaacacataaaatataaaacattacactcactttttcagttcagtatgttaaagcacagtactggtacatatcactccgcGAGGCGTccgactacggtagccctgaagcgccaaaaatccatcaagtggtgcagcttcatagtttactgaagttgtactaaaacatttttacataatttcatacataaggcgcacctgattataaggcgcactgtagATTTTtgagaacattttaaaaggattttaggaacgccttatagtccgaaaaatacggtaattcAATTTATGGCTTTATGAATGTGTATTAACCTCACTATTAAAGTATTGTAGcacaaattaatattaatgattcaaagaataaatcaaataaaaatatatttatttaccactatcattccaacaatgcacaatataaaataaaacaataaataaaatctttaactcatactttaaataataatgtaaaggcTTATAAATGAGTGGGATGCTGAAAgagaaacaaatcaaatatgttctctcatgaaaacacaaagtgcataaAAGTGATGATAAACGCTTTGCACGCTGCGTACATTAAGTATGAAGTGAGGATCTCTGAGAAATGTGCGCATCACACTAGAGTGTGTACTTTCATAGTTTTCACTCCGTGTCAAACTGCACTCGGCTGCTTCTGCACGTTGGCCCGTTTTCAGATAAGGGTCATCACATCTTGTTTCAAGTCGGAttgttttggaccatttttggccgaAAATTTTCGGTGGCTGAATTGTTGGTGCATCACTAGTTTAAACGTTTCATTTAGTGAGACATTGCACTGTAAAGGCATGCAAGAAAAATGCACCTGTGCTGTTCAGCCCATTGATTTTTGACTTTCCTCAGTTTCACTTGAAGCTTGATTCCCTGATGTAAAATCAGTTAGTTAGCCCTGAACTCTGAGTCTGGTCATAACCTGTCCTTCAAAGGCTTGGTCAGGAAACAGTGGGCATGCTTGAGTTGTTATGGAGAAAAAGACCCTTAGTGGGTACCTGTAGGGAATTTAAGTCTCATATGATATTTTAATGTAGCGTAAAGCTCtgcaaaaacctaaataaagagAAGGAGGATGTAAACACTGCATC encodes:
- the map3k7 gene encoding mitogen-activated protein kinase kinase kinase 7 isoform X2, which gives rise to MSVAFPPAEMLETPTGYPFEEINYEDIEVEEVVGRGAFGVVCKAKWKGKDVAIKTIESESERKAFSVELRQLSRVNHPNIVKLYGSCNCPVCLVMEYAEGGSLYNVLHGAEPLPYYTASHAMSWCLQCSQGVAYLHGMKPKALIHRDLKPPNLLLVAGGTVLKICDFGTACDIQTHMTNNKGSAAWMAPEVFEGSNYSEKCDVFSWGIILWEVITRRKPFDEIGGPAFRIMWAVHNGTRPPLIKNLPKPIESLMTRCWSKDPSQRPSMEEIVKIMTHLMTYFPGFDESLQYPYQYLDEGQSNSATSTGSYADYTGTNTSNKSDPNMEHSDSQGSNDTIKSTPQFAPHFRPKGDPLRPLSLSRGGSVESLPARTQCLASSDSKRMSADLSELEPKMPFSPAAAYEPQRRRSVQDLPGIGTDSSQGSRNSSRSSSPSVRMMPPDKSSGRGYFSPDDPTDTNGSDNSIPMAYLTLDHQLQPLAPCPNSKESMAVFEQHCKMAQEYLKVQTEIALLIQRKKELIAELDQDEKDQQNTSRLVQEHKKLLEENKSLSTYYQKCKKQLELIRVQQQKRQGTS